In the Solanum pennellii chromosome 5, SPENNV200 genome, one interval contains:
- the LOC107020636 gene encoding beta-hexosaminidase 1, producing MSLISTLNSSQFLLKTFFFFFFSISIFSLVNARSIKSTHHHSIELDESLTYLWPLPAQFTSGNDTLTVDPNLTLDFTGNGGGSGGSVVVEEAFERYKKIIFKHGAKLAKSGEYFDVNRVTVIVHSDNDELQLGVDESYSLLVTKSNERSIIGGVSIEANSVYGALRGLETLSQLCKFDYGVKTVQIRKAPWFIQDKPRFAYRGLLLDTSRHYLPIEIIKQIIESMSYAKLNVLHWHIIDEESFPLEVPSYPNLWKGAYTKWERYTLEDAIEIVAFAKMRGINVMAEVDVPGHAESWGAGYPDLWPSPSCKEPLDVSKNYTFDVISGILAEMRKIFPFELFHLGGDEVNTTCWTTTPHVKQWLQDHKMTAKDAYQYFVLKAQEIAISHNWTPVNWEETFNNFPSKLNPRTVVHNWLVGDVCAKAVASGFRCIYSNQGYWYLDHLDVPWEEVYFAEPLEGIKSISEQKLILGGEVCMWGETADASDVQQTIWPRAAAAAERLWSDKETTSSKNTTSTALQRLEYFRCLLTRRGVPAAPVTNFYARRPPLGPGSCYEQ from the exons ATGTCTTTAATTTCAACCCTCAATTCTTCTCAATTTCTACTCAaaaccttcttcttcttcttcttctccataTCCATTTTCTCTCTGGTCAACGCTCGTTCTATAAAGTCAACGCATCATCACAGTATAGAGCTCGATGAATCGCTTACATATTTATGGCCGTTGCCGGCACAATTCACTTCCGGTAACGATACGCTCACTGTTGATCCTAATTTGACACTTGATTTTACCGGAAACGGTGGTGGTAGTGGTGGATCAGTTGTTGTTGAAGAAGCGTTTGAGAGATATAAGAAGATTATTTTTAAGCATGGTGCTAAATTAGCTAAATCTGGTgaatattttgatgttaatagGGTTACCGTCATTGTTCATTCTGATAATGATGAG TTGCAACTTGGCGTTGATGAGAGCTACTCGTTATTGGTGACGAAGAGCAATGAACGTTCAATTATCGGGGGAGTCTCGATTGAG GCAAATTCTGTTTATGGTGCACTAAGAGGGCTTGAG ACATTGAGTCAGTTATGTAAGTTTGATTACGGGGTTAAAACAGTGCAAATTCGTAAGGCTCCATGGTTTATTCAAGACAAGCCCAGATTTGCATATCGCGGTCTTCTGTTAG ATACATCAAGACACTATTTGCCGATTGAAATTATCAAGCAAATTATTGAATCTATGTCCTATGCTAAACTT AATGTTCTCCATTGGCACATCATAGATGAAGAGTCATTTCCTCTAGAAGTGCCTTCTTACCCAAACTTGTGGAAAGGGGCATATACAAAGTGGGAACGCTACACTCTCGAGGATGCCATTGAAATTGTTGC CTTTGCAAAGATGAGAG GTATCAATGTTATGGCAGAAGTTGATGTTCCCGGCCATGCAGAATCATG GGGTGCAGGGTACCCTGATCTTTGGCCTTCTCCATCTTGTAAAGAGCCCTTAGATGTTTCAAAAAACTATACTTTTGATGTGATATCAGGCATTTTGGCTG AGATGAGGAAGATTTTTCCATTTGAGCTCTTCCACTTAGGCGGTGACGAGGTCAACACAA CTTGTTGGACAACTACACCACACGTGAAACAATG GCTTCAAGATCATAAGATGACTGCAAAGGATGCATATCAGTATTTTGTACTCAAAGCTCAAGAAATAGCTATATCACACAACTGGACACCTGTTAACTG GGAAGAAACCTTCAACAATTTTCCATCTAAACTTAACCCACGGACGGTGGTGCATAACTG GTTAGTTGGTGATGTTTGTGCAAAGGCAGTTGCAAGTGGTTTTAGATGCATTTATAGCAATCAGGGTTATTGGTATCTCGATCACTTAGATGTCCCGTGGGAGGAGGTCTATTTTGCAGAACCACTGGAAGGAATAAAGAGTATCTCTGAGCAAAAACTTATACTTGGAGGTGAAGTATGCATGTGGGGAGAAACCGCAGATGCCTCAGATGTTCAACAAACCATATGGCCACGGGCTGCAGCTGCAGCAG AGCGGTTGTGGAGCGACAAGGAGACCACATCATCAAAAAATACTACGTCAACTGCATTACAGAGGCTGGAGTACTTCCGATGCCTCTTGACAAGGCGTGGTGTTCCAGCAGCTCCAGTTACCAATTTTTATGCTCGACGTCCTCCATTGGGGCCAGGGTCATGTTATGAACAATAA